The following DNA comes from Spirulina major PCC 6313.
CTCCCATTTAATCCGATTCAAGCCGTCGAGAATGGTTTCGCCCGCTTCCACCTCTAGCCGATAACGGTGGGCATAGGGTGACCCCTGCGGTTGTTGGCGCAAAATATTGAAAGTGACTTGCATTGTTGACCGATTTTGTGATGAAAAAATGATGAAAGGAGCATCGCTCATCGCCTTCGTCCTTCTCCCCTGACCCAAGACGCTCTACTACCCTCAACCGCCCCAGAACCAAGGCCTCCAGCACCACCGATGCCTTCTAGCATGACTGATTAACGCCATCGTGCGAGCCATCCTCTCCCTTATCAGTTTAAGCGATACATTCCTCCCCCCTTACTGTTACATTAGAAATCTTTCTAAAGACCCTCGCGCCCGATCAACCGTGCTGGATTGACGCGATCCCCGCCATCTGTTGGCCGTAATATCATCGTTGCGAGTAACAGTCAACACCACACCACTAGGAACAATTTGCGCTGGCTCACCCCCTGACTTTGAAGCACAGTCAATATTAAGGTTTGGAGATAATTTAGTCATGGTCGTGATGATCGTGACCCACCGATTCAAGGCAACGTCTAAGGATGAGAATCTGAAGATCTGAAAAGAGTGCCAATCAAAATCAGTAAACGCCTTCGCCTCAGATGATTTTATTAGGCTTCTCACACCATTTTCCAAACTTTTTCTGAGAAATGATGTCACAATTACAGAGTTTAGCGATATAGTTTTTAGTATGACGAAAGTGATCAGTCATTACACACTGAAAGCATGACACTAAAGGAGATCTATTACGATCATGTCTGCCACTCCATTAACTGGAAAAGCTCTACTCCAAAAGGTCAAGGAACTCTCTGAAGCGCCTCGCCGTGAGACGGCCAAGCAATGCGGATACTTCACCAAAAGCAAAACCGGAAGTATCCGGGTTAACTTGACTGAATTTTATGACGCTGTCTTAGCCGCAAAAGGCGTTGCCCTTGATCCAGATGGTGCGAAAGATGGACGGGGTCGAGAACCGACCTATCGGGTGAGTGTTCATAAAAACGGTCAGATTGTCATTGGTTCGACGTATACCAATGCCATGGGATTACAACCCGGTGATGAATTTGAAATCAAGTTGGGCTATAAGCATATCAAGCTCAATAAGCTTGACGAAAATGGTACCGTCGCTGATAACGACGAT
Coding sequences within:
- a CDS encoding AbrB family transcriptional regulator, which gives rise to MSATPLTGKALLQKVKELSEAPRRETAKQCGYFTKSKTGSIRVNLTEFYDAVLAAKGVALDPDGAKDGRGREPTYRVSVHKNGQIVIGSTYTNAMGLQPGDEFEIKLGYKHIKLNKLDENGTVADNDDN